GCGTGATCGAGCGCAAGGGTAAAATTCCGACCAATCAGGATGACATTCTGAATACAATCATCAGCGCCCTGGATTATCTCCAAATTTCCAAGGCTAAAAACATCGAAACCATCACCGTCAGTACGACGCTTGTCACGAACGCGATTATGCAAAAACACCTGCCTGAGGTCGAACTGATCCTTTTCCCGGGGACCGGCATGAAGCTTTCCTCATTGCCTTGGCCTGTGGATTACAGTGTTTTGACCGGTGTTTTGGATTATCGCGGAAGGGTCGTTGTGCCAGCGGATCAATCAGAGTGGCAGACGCTTGCTGAAAAATTGAATCAACAATCCGTTAAGCCGCTTACGGCCATTGTCAGCAAATTCTCCCATCGCAACAATGTCTTTGAGGAGCAGCTGGCGGCCTATTTGCATCGAGAGGTGCCCGGAATTACAACGGCTCTGGGAAGTCAGTCCGGACAGGCCAATTTCTACCGCAGAAGTCTGACGACTTATCTGAACCTGGCCGCAACAGAATTGTTTCAGAATTTTGCTTATCAGTTGAAGATGGCGGTCGAGGCAAGGGGATGCCGGGCACCGATCCGGGTGCTAAAGGCGGATGGCGGGGTCTTGCCGCTGGCAAAGATCAGACCGGTTGAGTCGATTTACTCCGGACCGGCGGCAAGTGTACTTGGAACGCTCGCCCAGAGCAATCCGGAGGAATCCTATGTCGTTGTCGATATCGGCGGAACCACGACCGATATAGGGCTGGTATTATCCGGATCTCCGTTAATCAGCACCCACGGTGCGCAGATCGGACCCTTCCTGACGAATGTCCGCTCGCTGGCTGTACGTTCAGTCTCTATTGGAGGGGATTCAGCTGTCTGTCTGGATCAG
The window above is part of the Dehalobacter sp. genome. Proteins encoded here:
- a CDS encoding hydantoinase/oxoprolinase family protein, giving the protein VIERKGKIPTNQDDILNTIISALDYLQISKAKNIETITVSTTLVTNAIMQKHLPEVELILFPGTGMKLSSLPWPVDYSVLTGVLDYRGRVVVPADQSEWQTLAEKLNQQSVKPLTAIVSKFSHRNNVFEEQLAAYLHREVPGITTALGSQSGQANFYRRSLTTYLNLAATELFQNFAYQLKMAVEARGCRAPIRVLKADGGVLPLAKIRPVESIYSGPAASVLGTLAQSNPEESYVVVDIGGTTTDIGLVLSGSPLISTHGAQIGPFLTNVRSLAVRSVSIGGDSAVCLDQGEVMLAEYRLGPAYCIGGISPTPTDALRYLNLTDYGDLQRAEEALGMLLPENQRTASDLRRTAEIIVDKMIEKIALAIEQLLEKWKTEPAYKVWEVLHHHDDFKFYIQLSGGGAPGLEAALENRMKMRTVLTEFSEVSNAIGAAMAKPTFSWTLHLDTKFSIYRIEETGEQGIWSGPKKPHREVENFLKELAQKQAVGLGIETDDLEKEIFDYFPLVENYHTVGQIVKGAMHVPPGVIGRIRS